A single genomic interval of Rhinatrema bivittatum chromosome 12, aRhiBiv1.1, whole genome shotgun sequence harbors:
- the LRRC3C gene encoding leucine-rich repeat-containing protein 3C, translating to MPFLDWFFRHSVVMWLFLQSFVLMTFCFHSATTFPKGCYQAEEDGYRTFRCSNAQLTEVPKDIPNDTKKLYLDFNQIKFIPSDAFQNLPVLMELDLSHNAISRLETGAFRGVSEHLYSLDLSSNKLVSVNKDVFINLKAKTNLSSNPWLCDCMFQELMQLVELDPGSSSGILCDMSIQEEHVGKPFFQAMKDVDFCNVYKKTTDIAMLVTMFGWFTMVISYLVYYVRQNQEDARRHLEYLKSLPSKQRKSEESSTISTVV from the coding sequence ATGCCATTCCTGGACTGGTTCTTCCGCCACTCGGTTGTGATGTGGCTATTCCTTCAAAGCTTTGTTCTGATGACATTCTGCTTTCACTCAGCCACCACTTTCCCAAAGGGCTGCTACCAAGCAGAAGAAGATGGCTACAGGACCTTCAGGTGCAGCAATGCCCAACTGACAGAAGTTCCCAAGGACATTCCTAATGATACCAAAAAACTCTATCTAGACTTTAATCAGATCAAATTCATCCCCAGTGATGCCTTTCAGAATCTGCCTGTCTTAATGGAACTAGATCTTTCCCACAATGCCATCAGTAGGCTAGAGACTGGAGCTTTCCGGGGTGTGTCAGAACACTTGTATTCCTTGGATTTGTCTTCAAATAAGCTGGTGTCAGTCAACAAAGATGTCTTCATCAACCTGAAGGCCAAGACCAACCTGTCCAGCAACCCTTGGCTCTGTGATTGCATGTTTCAGGAGTTGATGCAGTTGGTTGAACTGGACCCAGGATCATCCAGTGGCATCTTGTGTGACATGTCTATTCAGGAGGAACATGTGGGCAAGCCTTTCTTCCAGGCAATGAAGGATGTGGACTTTTGCAATGTTTACAAAAAGACAACAGACATAGCCATGTTGGTTACCATGTTTGGCTGGTTCACCATGGTGATATCCTACTTGGTCTATTATGTCCGCCAGAACCAAGAAGATGCTCGGCGGCATCTTGAGTACCTCAAATCCTTGCCCAGCAAGCAGAGGAAGTCGGAGGAATCCTCCACCATCAGCACTGTGGTGTAA